The Halobacillus ihumii genomic sequence CACCCGTACACCTGGAGAAGTGAAAGCCTTAAACGAAATATCAGTTGCCCGATGGCAAAAAGCCGTAAAAGATGGTCGTATCATTAAAACTGGTAAAAGGTCAATGTACTATGACTACAGTTGAAGATCTAAAAGAAGCCCTTAACTATTTAGAAGATAAGCCTAAATTTGAACGGCAGCTTGAATTTGCTGCTCTTTTAACAGATTATTTTAAAAGTAAAGGGATCGTGCCCATAGTTGTGGGAGGATTATCTGTTGAAATCTACACAAGAAATGATTACCACACCCATGATATAGATTTTGTAAGTGATGGCTGGCATTTATATGACGACCTTCTCACTAATCAATTAGGGTTCCAACGTACTGAACGAGAATGGTATCATCTGGATACTGAAATTGCGGTCGAGATACCATCTAATCACCTTGAAGGTAGTCTCGATCGTGTGTATGAGATAACCCTTCCAAACAGCAAGAAACTCTATGTAATAGGCATAGAGGATATCATTATTCATCGTATTGAAGGTATTGCTTTTGCATTAAAGTTCCCAGAAGATGATGAAGATTACGAATGGGCTTATAGAATGTTTCTAATTCATAAAGATGACGTGGACTTGGAGTATTTGGAGGAACAGGCAAAACAAGCTAATATTTATAACTTAATAGAACATTGGTTTAAGCAAAGGAACTAACAGACTGATAATAATCTGTTGGTTCTTTTTATTGCGTTCTCACTCATAAGAATGAATAGCTAAGGCATACTATTCCTAGGTTAAAGGAGAGAGAGCGTTGAAAAAAGTGAATTTAGAAGACATAAATAATCGGATCGAAGCTAATAGAAAAGAGGCTAATAAAAAGATTGCTGAAAGTCGAAAAGGAAGACGAAAACGAACCAGAGTAAGAACAAAAGGGGAGAAAGAAGCCCTAGATCTAATATCGATAAAACGTTGGAAAAGAGCTGAAGAAAAAGGACTCATAAAGAAACTAGGGAAAAGAAAAATGTTTTATGATCACCGCTCAGTTGATTAGCTGCTTGTTTGATGAGGGTTATTGGATCGGCTACACTTAATTGAACAGCTCTAGACTCAGTGAATTGTGCATAACGCTCACAATAACATCATTCCCGCTCCCAATCTAACTACGCTCGCTATTTTCATTTTTCGCTCCGATCCTAACTATTTCGCTCACTTCCACGCCATTTCCGCTCGCCCTCTCGTCCACTCACCTGCTCCCGCGCCCTGATACTTAGCTGGGAAGCATGACAGCTCCTCCCACCATCCTTTGACGACTTCACAAAAAAAGCTACCGGCCTGCAAAATAACAGACCAATAGCCTCATACATCATCACAATATTTTATTCAGAAATTCCTTCGTCCGCTCCGATTCAGGATTGTTAAAAATCTGTTCCGGATCGCCTTCCTCCATGATAATTCCTTCATCCATAAAGAGGACTCGATCCCCAACTTCTTTGGCAAATCCCATTTCGTGCGTCACGACGACCATCGTCATCCCTTCATAGGCGAGCTGTTTCATAACCGCTAAAACTTCACCAACAAGCTCTGGGTCCAGCGCAGAGGTTGGTTCATCAAACAACATGACCTTAGGCTCCATGGCAAGGGCACGAGCAATGGCCACACGTTGCTGCTGTCCGCCTGATAATTGATTGGGATACATGTCAGCTTTTTCACTCAGACCGACCTTATCCAGTAACTTCTGTGCACGCTCCTTTGCTTCTCCTTTACTAATACCACGCGCTTTTTGTGGGGCAAGCATGACATTTTCAATTACGGATTTATGCGGGAACAGATTAAACTGCTGAAACACCATTCCCACTTCTTTTCGAACTTCATTAATATTTGTCTTCGGATCATTTAAACTTGCACCATCTACCACAACATCACCGCTTGTAATTTCTTCAAGCAGGTTTAAACACCTTAAAAATGTACTCTTTCCGGATCCACTCGGGCCGATTACACAAACCACTTCTTTTTGTTCAACCTTGCAATCAATACCCTTTAGGACCTTTGTCTTTCCGAAACTCTTATGCAGTTGTTCAACTGTTATCATTATACATCCAGCCTCCTTTCAACAATGCTCAAAACGAAGGATAGTGTTAAGGTAATGGCCAGATAGAACACAGCAACTGTCGTATAAATTTCAACAGCGTTAAAGTGGTTGGCAGCAATCAAACGTCCCTGGAAAATCAGTTCCGGAACGAGTATGACTGATAACAGTGAAGTATCCTTAATACTGATAATGAACTGGTTGCCCAGTGGCGGAATCATTCGTTTAAAAGCCTGTGGCCAAATAATATGGCGCATCGTCTGTCGATGATTCAGACCAAGTGAACGACCAGCCTCCATTTGACCTTTTTCAATAGATACAACGGCACCACGCACAATTTCTGCGATATAGGCACCCGAATTTAAGGCAATAACAATAATACCTGCTGTAACGGAATCGAAATTATAGTAAATAATCAACGGCAGCGCATAAAATATCCAAATGGCCTGAACTAGAACCGGAGTTCCGCGCAGAACCTCTATGTACACACTTGATATCCAATAAATAATTTTAATATTTGAAATACGTCCCAATCCAAAAATGGCACCGAGAACAAAGCCTATCAAAAGACCAACCACCGAGATTAGCAGCGTATAATAAAGACCGGTCATTAATTGTGGTAAAAATTCAACAACACCGGCAAAATTAAATCTATCCATCACAATCACCTCTCTTGTTGTCTATAAAAAGTAAAGGGTGTAACAACTGGATGGTTACACCCTTTTACTGCTCCTATGATTCTTTAGGTGCTTCCCCGAACCATTTTTTATAAATTTCATCGTATGTGCCATTTTCTTTCAGTGTTGCCAGGGCGTCATTGATAGCCTTTACCAAATCTTCGTGCCCTTTGGAAATGGCAATTCCATATTGCTCGGCTTTATACAATTCACCGACCATTTTCAGCTTATCGCTGCCTTCAGTTTTGATGTAATAAGCCACGTTTGGAGCATCATACAGCACAGCATCAGCGCTTCCATTTTCCACTGCTAGATATACCTGACTCATCTGCTGGTACTCATTTGCTGTGGCATCTTTAATATTCTCTTTGATAAACGCTGCACTAGTTGACCCGAGTCTTGTGGCGATTGTTTTGCCTTCCAGATCCTCAAGATTTTTGATGGATGTATTATCTTTCGGAACCCCAATACGCAGCCCCGATTCATAGTATGGATCACTGTAATCAATCTTCTTAGCACGCTCTTCAGTAATACCAATCCCAGCTATGGCAATATCAAATTTACCCGTTTGCAGCCCCGGAATGATACCATCAAAGTTTGTTGGTGCCAATTCGATTTCAAATCCCGCTTCGTCGGCGATCGCATTAATGAGTTCAATATCGAAACCTGTATATTCACCGTCTTCTTTAAATTCAAACGGAACAAATCCAGTATCCGTTGCAACGGTATACTTGTCCTCTAATTCACCATCTGAACCACTTTCACCGCCACCTCCGCATGCAGCAAGTACAAGCATCAGACTAGCAGAAAATAAAATAAGACTTAAAAATTTCCAATTACTTTTTCTCAATGTTGTTCTCCCCCTTTTGTAAGTCTAACTGGTTACTAAACCAGCCTTTCATGACCTCCCTTAAATGATTTGTCGAGCTCAATGGCTCTACGCAAAAATTTTCTCAATTTTCTTATATTATACAATATCTCAGAAGTATTTCAAATTTTACGAAAATGTTAACCCATAAGGCGCCCATTGTTAATGAATCAAAAATTTCCTTGAATGGATTTTCCAAAATGGTTGGGATTCTGAATTTGAGAGAACTGACGGCTTGGATTCTACTCCCCTTAAATAAGAGAATGAACGAACGCTCACGATAACCCATTTTCCGCTCACAACTTGAGCACTTGCGCTCGCTAGTTCTGTTTTACGCTCCGTTCCAGCTATTTCTGCTCACCTCCACCGCCATTTCGCTCACCCCCGCAAAACCGGCAGTTAGACACACGCATCATTGAGGAAAATAACACCTCCTCAAAAACGCAAAAAGCCACTGCGCTTCTTTGCTCAAAAAGAAACGCAGTCGCTTATTCTCACTAAGAAAGGGGTGGCAAGTTTATCGATGTTAATTTTCTAAACGACCTTACATCCATTATGAATTCCTAGATCATAGCACACACCTGACTCTTCTTTAGGAGCATGGTAAATACTATTGAACTATGAATAAACCATCTTATAGTCACGTATAATTACCTATTATTTTCAAAATGGATCTCATATCAAAAAGTAAATTAACCGTGAGAGAGGATGATAAAGAAATGCTATACAATGTCGTATTATTTCTACATATATTAGGCGTGGTAATCATGTTTATGGCAGTTGGCGTTACCTTATCTGCTATGATTGCTATGCTCCATTCCAAGACGGTTGAAACATTACGAAGTTGGTCGAAGGTCGCTGTGAAAGTGGATGGTTTACTTCCACTCAGTGTGATTTTAATCTTACTGCCTGGTGTCTATTTGGTGTTCTCCAGATGGGGGTGGAGGATGGCGTGGGTGAACGTCTCCCTAGTTACTTTAATTGTCATGACTTTTATGGGGCCCGCCATTAATTTACGCCGGTTAAAAGAAATTCTGAACACAGCTATGGATACTACTGACAGCGTACCTACCGTTGAATTATTGGAAAAGGTGCGAGACCGCATCCTATGGAATTCCATTTCCATCATGACTATGCTGGCTATTGCCATTCTCTTTTTAATGACTGTTAAACTGGGTATGATCGGCTCTTTAATCACAATCGGTGCAGCCATCTCTTTGGGACCCATTATTGCTAAAGCCGTTTTGAATGGAGCAGCCGAATCGATTTCAGACTCCTCTAAGAGTCCTTCAAACTTCTAACAATCCGAGTTAATAATAGTACCCGCTTCTCCCTTTAAAAGAAGCGGTAATATCTTTTACGATAATAGGGACATCACCGGTTTTGCACTAATTGGTTAAGCAAGCCAACACCCATCCTATCGATCCGCTCGCCCCGCCAAAACTGGCAGATAAACACACTCAACACATTGATCCAAAACCACATCTCAGAAACGTAAAAAAGCCGCCGAGCTTCTTTACTCAAAAAGAAGCTTGGTGGCTTTTTGAAAAAGTGGACCTAGTGGAGTACAAATTTAAAAAGTGATATACGTTAATAAATCTTCGCCTATGAAAGTAAGTTTACACCTTGTTTCCCGTTGTTCAGTATTAAAGGCTTCCATTAATCCCAATCGTTGCAGTTCAATAACTGAATGTTGAATACGGTTAAATATTACATCGTCTGAAATCCCTTTTTCTCTACAATAGGCTTGGGAAAACTCCGAATAAAAGTCTGAGGTTACTTTTGGGCCGAACTGCATGCTAGCTCCAAGTTTAATAGGTGGCCAAGTTCTATAGTCTGAAATTATAGTTAAAGCTTGAGGCGTTAACCTTTCTATTTGACTCAGCGCATATCGGTGTTTTTCAAAAAGCTTTTCAAAATCACCATTATCCACTAGGTTCTTTAAGACTGTAGACAAATGATCAGATAGTTCTCGGTCTGGGGGAGAATCATCTAATAAACGTAAAATTTTATTGAAGAGAGTATTCCCCTGCGGACTTATTAAAAAGTCTTTCAAGTCCCCCAAAGAACTTTCCAAAGAATTTGTTTTATCAAAATACTGTTGCAAAAGAACTAACTTTTTTGCTTCTGCCATCTCCTGATTAATACCATCATTCCAATTCAAGATTGCTGAAACCACTCCTCCAACTGGTCCTAAAAATGATAGGCCATTATCAACAACAATCTTCTTGGAATTATCAGAAACAATTCTTTCTTTCTCTTCTTCTGTAAGTTCAATATCCTTCAACATTTTTTCCAATGATTTTGCTTGTGTACTTAAATAACTCTTAGGATCTTCTGAGACAAATGAAAGTTCCTCTTCTCTCCTCATATAATCTCTCCTTAATCAATTTCAAAAGAATAGATTGTAAAGAATATAAAATTCAGATGTCCATCTGAATTACGCTATAATCTATGAAATCAAAAAATACTTACTTCCTCCTCTCTAAAATTGCGATAAATAACCTGTATCCCAAATAAATTTAAACTTACCTGTATAAACTTCGGATTCAGAGAGCCTTTTTATCTATTATAGCTATCAGGCTTGCTTAGCAGGAGCATATGATTCATATATGCATAAAGCCTTCTGCGCGATTGTAGTCAAGAAATTATTCTACACCCAACTCCAATCCATCAAATACGACTAAACAAATGTTCTCCTGCACTCTCTAAATTATTTTCAAACTAATAAATCATATTATTGTAAACATATTTATTTCGGGGATCAATGCCATACTATCCCCAAGTAGCCTGATGACCTTCTTTTGTTTCTGGATTATCAATAACAACCTCATATAACCTAAAGATATAGTCACCGTTGTCTTTATCATGATCATATTCAAGAAAAACATTTGGATTATTCAACTGAGTTTTAGTGTATTTATTTAATAGATATTTATAGACTAAATTCTTAGCTTCCTGATGAGTAAGCAAGGACTGTCCTTGTTCTTTCTTCTCTTGGAGGGCTTCCTCGTTTTCTTTCTTTTCTTCAGCCCGCACTTCTTCTGCTCTTCTTTTCTCTTCCTGTATCCTTTGCTCCGCTAAATACTGTTCTTTAGCTTTGAGGGTTTGCTCAAGTAGTTCACTAGCATCATCTTTAACCTTGTTGATCCGAGAGCTTTCTTTTTTAATCTCGTGCTTAGCAATCTGTTCGAATATACTAATAGCTTCATCGAACTTCAGTTTTTCCAATTTATTTTCACCCGATTGAAGTTTATTGCTCAATTCATCATAGAGTTTTCCACCTTGAGCCTGCCTCAACAATTCATTTGCTTTATGAGTTACCTCGTTGAATTTTTTATTATCAAATTGATCTTTACCCTCGAGTACTTTCTTAAACATTAGAATAGCTTCCTGAAATTGTCCATCCTCTAAGTCATCTTCCCCTCTAATCAGCCACTCTTTTCTATCATTATATGTATTCAGAGCTAATTCTGCATGTTTCTTAAATTTTTCAGCGTCACTTTTAATCTCACCCATATATCCAGACCGTTTTGCTTCATATCCAAAACTTCTCCATAGTTACTTATACTCAATTCCATATTGCCATCCTCAAAAGCATTAGCTCCTTCATTCATAAGTTGAAGTAGCTTTATTACATTTCTAGCTTCATCGGTGTTATTCTCGGACTGAGCGTTTTCGTATTGATTTAGTGCTTCCTCATAGTCTGCTTTTTGTATTGCATTATTTCCATCCTCTATAGAGGATTTATATACTTCCGTGGTGCAACCAGTAATCAGGAATAAGGTTAATACAGTCATGATAATTAATATACTTTTCATAAAATTCCTCCAAACCAACTGCACTTCGCTATTGGCCAATACAACATCATACATAGTCGATCAACTTTCTGGTCTAATCAATATTTTTTTATTAAATTATAATCGTTCAATTAAATCCCCTTGAACCGTCTCGTAAAGAGATTTATATCCAAGCTTGTCTATATAATTTTGGTAAGGATGTCCATACCCATTATCTCCGTAAGAAATAAAACCCTTAAATTTAAGTGAACTCCAGTTCTTAGAATCGATTCTCCCTGCCTTGCCACCATGATGCGGTATAACCATAGTCAAATTAGGTTTAAGATTGTTTGCTTTAAGAATAATGTCTTCCATTATCTTATTGTAATGGTGGTCTCCTGTTAGCAACCCTGACCTTTCTTTACCACGTACATGTATAGCAATCCCTGTCTGATTACGAGAAACTCCTGATGTAGCGCGGTACACATTAAAATGCAAACCATTTGCTATTTCTTTCAACCTTATTCCCCTGCCTTTTCCTTTTGCAGGTTTTAATAATATAGGAGTAACTCCGTTGGTGATTAATCTACCCCACGCTTTTATGTAGGTATTACTTCCTGGAAGATTGTCTGGTGCTATAAAGCTTTTAATCTTTTTAATCTCTTCATCATCCATATAGCATATACTAGAAATATGATCAGTATCCCAATGACTTAAAACAACGTGTACTTCTTCATCAAGTCTTATTCTATTGTCATCTAGGATTCTATCAATCTTTTGGTTTCCAAACCCATTATCCATTCCTAAATCGTATATTAGTCTAAAAAGTTTTGTTGCACCTTTATTCTTAAAACAAAAGTGAACCTCGTTCCAATTGCCATGACCAATGTTTATTACCTTTAACTGTGGATAATTCCAAAACGCTTCGCATAACGGTTCACTAGTATAGTCTAACCACGGAAGGGCGGTTTTTGTTGGAGTGTGGGAATAAGAATCAACTTTAATTTGAGGATCAGGTGACTTTGAAATATATTGTTGGAGATTAAATAATCTATTATCATGTTTAGGTTTTAATAAAATGCGGACAATAGCTATATGAAAATCATTAGATTCATCGCTATCGTAAAATAAATCATAATCCGAAGGCGTTAATTTAAAATCATCCCAAAAGCTATCGGGTATAACGTACCAACTACCAGCTTTAGGATATTGGTTAAATGCAGAAAAGTTAATATTTTGAATCTGAATCATGGAACGTGGATCTCTTTCATCCCAAGGGATATTATTCTGCTCACACCACTCCTTCAAATTTTCATTGTCTAAGAAATCTAATACTATTTCGTTATTATTTTGTTTCTCGCAGTAAAAATATCTATTCATTTGTAGTCCCTCCACTTTCTTTTATCGGTCAATTAATAGGTTTGTAAATGGAGGCAGTTGATTTAAATTCCTGCCCATATCAAAACAACACCTATAGACATGAAAACCCCGTGGTCGGAGCAACTGGTACATGTATTCATATAATTACATGAACATATCAATTGACATATTCTAAATAATGTTTATTTTTATAAGATGGAGAAGATAAAGCACCGTATAGAAAGTATGCAAAGATCCAAAATCTGCAGGGACTCTGGTAGGACCAGACTCATTCTACTTGTCAAGTTTCTGACTTATTTCATCCTATTTTCTAATTGTCATTCAGTTCTAACGGACTAATACTGACAAGTGCTCAATTTTGGCTTATTCCTCATTTTTTTATAAACTTCCCCATCCTTATTAACTCCCCTTTTTTATCGTATATCTTATATTTCGACAAACAATGAGAGAAACCTTCTATAATATGTAATAATTATATGTATTTTGCACTAAAAATCTTCATTAAATCTGTGAGGGCTAGATCAAATAGATAAACTAAGATTTAACAGCATTCCAATGGATAACTGCCATAAAGTGCTGGATGATTTAAGGGAATCCCGTAAGATGGGGAAGGAGCTCTAATAATATTTAACAGCAAACTCCATACTATTGATCTGGGATTAAAGAGGGTTATTGAGAAAAAATTAATATAGAGGACATAAATCATCTGGCAAATAGGAACAGAAGCTAATAAAAAATTGGGAAGGTCGAAAAGGAAAGCGAGAATTAATCAGAGCATGAACAAGTGGCAAGAACAAAACCCAAGGATTTATATCATTAAAACGATGGAAATGGCTGAAGAAAAAGGCGCTGTAAAGAAACCGTATAACATAAAATATTCTATTATCACTGCTCTGTTAACTAACTGCTCGGACTCTGCTCCTCTCTTGAACATAAGACCACTTTCAAATGAACGAACGCTCACGATAACACATTTTTCGCTCACAGCTTGAGCACATGCGCTCACCATTTTTGATTTACGCTCCGTTCCAGCTATTTTCGCTCACCTCCACCCCCATTTCGCTCGCCCCCGCAAAACCGGCAGTTAGACACACGCATCATTGAGCAAAAAAAACACCGCGCTTCATAAAGAAGCACGATGGCTTATATACACCTAGTAATTCGGTCCCCAGCCAATCAACACCCCGATCGCCAAGAACACCATCGACAACACATACCACATCACGATTAACGGCAGCATGAACCGTACCCACTTCGTCCACGGCACCCCGCCAATCGCAAGACAAGCTAACAGCACACCAGACGCCGGCGTAATACTGTTCATAAAGCCATCTGACAATTGATACGCCGTCACCGCCACCTGGCGAGGAACTTCCATCAGGTCCGCTAATGGTGTTAGGATCGGCATCATCACGACGGCGTTCCCGCTCCCAGACGATACGAGCAAGGCGAACAACGAATTCCCGATAAACATGGCAATCGCCCCGAACACGGAGGAGAAGGGTTCCATCGCCACGGCCAGCCAGTGGACGATTGTATCGAGGATCTCCCCGTTCTGCATAACGAGCACAATGGCCCTGGCTAGTCCGATAATTAATGCGCCATAGACGAGATTCTTCGCGCCGCCCATGAATTCTTTGACCACAAAGTTCGGCGACATTTTAGCAATCAGCCCGGTTCCAACTGTGATAATGAGAAAAATGGCTGCCATGTGATTAAGTGACCAGCCGAATTGCAGCGCACCCACGATGTAAAATACAATCGCTAACACGACAAAGGACAGAATCAGTTTATGCGTGCCGGTAAATTTCTGCTGCACATCCTCACTCACTTGCTCATCGTCTTTTGGAAAACGATTGGCCCCCATCAGACTCTTCGTCGGATCATTCTTCACACGCTTAATGTACCAAAGAATATAACCAATCGTAACGGCAAAAATCACCACGGTCATAATACATCTGAACAGGATGCCGGAGTACAACGGAAGTCCGGCGATGTCCTGAGCAATCAGCACGGTGAATGGACTCATAAACGACGTGTTAAATCCGACATACGCGGTTAATTTAATGATCGCCACACCAGCGATCGCGTCTAAATCGAGCGCCTTCGCGAGGACGATCCCGATTGGAATAAAGGCAATGACAGCATTGGAGATCGCGCCGGTCAACCCGCCAATCGCAAGCAGCACCCCAACGAACAGGACAAGTAAATGTTCGCGATTTTTCGTTTTATTTACGGCCTTCATAATCGAAGCATTGATGGCCCCGGTCGATTCGATAACAGCAAAGGTTCCCCCGATAATTAAAACTAAGAAAATGATTCCAGCTGTCTCGACCATGCCATTTTGAATCGATAAAAAGAAGTCCATAATTCCAGTTGGATCTCCATCGACACTATGAAAGCTGTCTGGAACGACTACCGTAATATCTCCCTGCTCCACTCGTTCAAATGCCCCCGATGGCAAGATGTACGTGGCCACCGCCGCAAGCAGCATAATCAGCAGCATGATGATATAGGCGTCAGGCATCGCCCACTTTTTCTTCTGTTTCGGAGCGGAATGGCGCTCCCTTTGTTGTATCGCCATGTGTAAACTTCCTCCTTTGTTAAAATTGAATAAATATTGTGACAACTAATAAG encodes the following:
- a CDS encoding amino acid ABC transporter ATP-binding protein; protein product: MITVEQLHKSFGKTKVLKGIDCKVEQKEVVCVIGPSGSGKSTFLRCLNLLEEITSGDVVVDGASLNDPKTNINEVRKEVGMVFQQFNLFPHKSVIENVMLAPQKARGISKGEAKERAQKLLDKVGLSEKADMYPNQLSGGQQQRVAIARALAMEPKVMLFDEPTSALDPELVGEVLAVMKQLAYEGMTMVVVTHEMGFAKEVGDRVLFMDEGIIMEEGDPEQIFNNPESERTKEFLNKIL
- a CDS encoding amino acid ABC transporter permease, yielding MDRFNFAGVVEFLPQLMTGLYYTLLISVVGLLIGFVLGAIFGLGRISNIKIIYWISSVYIEVLRGTPVLVQAIWIFYALPLIIYYNFDSVTAGIIVIALNSGAYIAEIVRGAVVSIEKGQMEAGRSLGLNHRQTMRHIIWPQAFKRMIPPLGNQFIISIKDTSLLSVILVPELIFQGRLIAANHFNAVEIYTTVAVFYLAITLTLSFVLSIVERRLDV
- a CDS encoding glutamine ABC transporter substrate-binding protein, giving the protein MRKSNWKFLSLILFSASLMLVLAACGGGGESGSDGELEDKYTVATDTGFVPFEFKEDGEYTGFDIELINAIADEAGFEIELAPTNFDGIIPGLQTGKFDIAIAGIGITEERAKKIDYSDPYYESGLRIGVPKDNTSIKNLEDLEGKTIATRLGSTSAAFIKENIKDATANEYQQMSQVYLAVENGSADAVLYDAPNVAYYIKTEGSDKLKMVGELYKAEQYGIAISKGHEDLVKAINDALATLKENGTYDEIYKKWFGEAPKES
- a CDS encoding YfcC family protein; this encodes MAIQQRERHSAPKQKKKWAMPDAYIIMLLIMLLAAVATYILPSGAFERVEQGDITVVVPDSFHSVDGDPTGIMDFFLSIQNGMVETAGIIFLVLIIGGTFAVIESTGAINASIMKAVNKTKNREHLLVLFVGVLLAIGGLTGAISNAVIAFIPIGIVLAKALDLDAIAGVAIIKLTAYVGFNTSFMSPFTVLIAQDIAGLPLYSGILFRCIMTVVIFAVTIGYILWYIKRVKNDPTKSLMGANRFPKDDEQVSEDVQQKFTGTHKLILSFVVLAIVFYIVGALQFGWSLNHMAAIFLIITVGTGLIAKMSPNFVVKEFMGGAKNLVYGALIIGLARAIVLVMQNGEILDTIVHWLAVAMEPFSSVFGAIAMFIGNSLFALLVSSGSGNAVVMMPILTPLADLMEVPRQVAVTAYQLSDGFMNSITPASGVLLACLAIGGVPWTKWVRFMLPLIVMWYVLSMVFLAIGVLIGWGPNY